The Vicia villosa cultivar HV-30 ecotype Madison, WI linkage group LG1, Vvil1.0, whole genome shotgun sequence genome includes a region encoding these proteins:
- the LOC131645548 gene encoding uncharacterized protein LOC131645548, with product MVSDQDVVMDVVPLNTVPATDPVSSIPRKMHARKSTGGSVPETFSARDKEGSAYVHNAIAGLVTRILNEGHKVEGISVPLAQASAPKNSKDDQVDASKDHVDVETSEANNVETSDAKDVETSGAKDAEILETEKAEEVTATSPKEKLTRPIDSVNDVVDLDNLDDPIDIADDDLISSISNRVKARRGQQVDDQHLPKTKVAPLKNATKEKIKKVPAESSRTGSKVAVKKRKERSVSDSEDNVLSDVPDIPSKKKIAVTKSSTKVRDVPLDNIYLHYASNAIQWKFVYQRRLALERELANDALECQEVMKLIKSAGLLKTVTHLSKCYEMLVKEFIVNLSQDCADGKAEDFHKVYVRRKCIDFSPTVVNLYLGRDDEAQPELEVTDNEVCKVITGGKVKKWPIKSKLSASLLNVRYALLHKIGAANWVPTNHTSTIALA from the coding sequence ATGGTGAGTGATCAGGATGTTGTGATGGATGTTGTGCCCTTGAACACGGTTCCGGCTACTGATCCTGTTAGTAGTataccaagaaagatgcatgcacgAAAATCGACTGGTGGGTCCGTTCCAGAAACTTTTTCTGCTAGGGATAAAGAGGGTTCTGCATATGTCCACAATGCGATCGCAGGTCTTGTCAcgagaatcttgaatgaaggtcACAAGGTAGAAGGAATATCTGTTCCTTTAGCCCAAGCTTCTGCTCCTAAGAACAGCAAAGATGATCAAGTTGATGCTAGCAAAGATCATgttgatgttgagacatctgaagcTAACAATGTTGAGACTTCTGAtgctaaagatgttgaaacatctggaGCTAAAGATGCTGAGATTCTTGAAACAGAGAAAGCTGAAGAGGTCACTGCTACTTCTCCTAAAGAGAAGCTTACTCGCCCTATTGACAGTGTAAATGATGTGGTGGATCTGGATAATCTAGATGATCCTATTGacattgctgatgatgacctcatctctAGCATTTCTAACAGAGTCAAGGCTCGAAGGGGACAGCAGGTTGATGATCAACATCTTCCCAAGACTAAAGTTGCTCCTCTAAAGAATGCCACCAAAGAAAAGATCAAGAAGGTCCCTGCTGAATCTTCAAGAACTGGGAGCAAGGTTGCTGtgaagaagaggaaagaaagaagTGTTTCTGACTCAGAGGACAATGTCctaagtgatgtccctgacatcccttcaaagaagaagattgctgtcaCCAAATCCTCCACAAAGGTTCGTGATGTTCCCTTGGACAACATTTATTTGCACTATGCTTCAAATGCTATCCAGTGGAAGTTTGTTTATCAGAGAAGACTGGCTCTGGAAAGAGAGCttgcaaatgatgctctggaatgtCAAGAGGTCATGAAGCTCATCAAATCTGCAGGTTTGCTTAAAACTGTTACTCATCTTTCTAAATGCTATGAAATGCTCGTGAAGGAGTTTATAGTAAATTTGTCTCAAGATTGTGCTGATGGGAAAGCTGAGGATTTTCATAAggtgtatgttagaagaaaatgtATAGATTTCTCCCCAACTGTTGTCAACCTCTATCTAGGTAGGGATGAtgaggctcaacctgagcttgaagtgactGACAATGAGGTGTGCAAAGTTATCACTGGTGGCAAGGTTAAGAAATGGCCCATAAAGAGTAAATTGTCTGCTAGTCTTCTTAATGTCAGGTATGCTTTGCTGCACAAAATTGGTGCTGCTAACTGGGTGCCTACCAATCACACTTCTACCATTGCGTTGGCCTAG